The following are from one region of the Gossypium hirsutum isolate 1008001.06 chromosome D03, Gossypium_hirsutum_v2.1, whole genome shotgun sequence genome:
- the LOC107889984 gene encoding uncharacterized protein — MAIPAFQGRSNLEAYLEWKKKVELVFEGHNYSKSKKYQKLQRLTQGQHSVEDYYKEMEVAMIRTDMEEDREATMTLFLADLNWDIANIVELHHYVEGQGTSKRDMPSQTKEVSGSTKFNKPNAETEKGKMEEDGEIESESESEGEANETSHDEEELEQAENGEILVVKRSLSLQGVKNEQQRKNIFHTRYRLQGKICCVVIDGGSCTNVASTMMVEKLGLTTTKHPHSYKLQWLNDGGELKVTKQVLVSFTIEKYQDEVLCDVVPMHARHLLLGRPWQFDKLAIHDRYTNWYTFKHLGRTVTLAPLTPKQVYDDQLKMRTSIEKLREREKRNDKEKEKSLEKKKGKKMNDKKESSKEKEKEMKDESEKKSFYTKERGIQKSMLLKKPLLEFRDVFPKEILSGLPPIPGIEHQIDFVPGAAIPNCPTYRILKKNGMWRMCVDCRAINKITIRYRHPIPRLDDMLDELSGESLFSKIDLKSGYHQIRMREGDEWKIAFKMKHGLYEWLDLSSVQRALKLIKGRSRRSKNGPV, encoded by the exons ATGGcaattcctgcttttcaaggaaggtcaAACCTTGAGGCCTACCTTGAGTGGAAGAAGAAAGTGGAGTTAGTCTTTGAGGGCCACAACTATTCGAAGAGTAAAAAG TACCAGAAACTACAAAGGTTAACCCAAGGCCAACATAGTGTGGAAGACTACTAtaaggaaatggaagtggctaTGATCCGCACCGAtatggaggaagatcgagaagctaCCATGACACTATTTCTCGCCGACCTTAACTGGGATATTGCTAACATCGTAGAATTACATCACTACGTTGAG GGCCAAGGGACTAGCAAACGTGACATGCCGAGCCAAACTAAGGAGGTGAGTGGCTCAACAAAGTTTAACAAGCCTAATGCGGAGACCGAAAAAGGCAAGATGGAA GAAGATGGTGAGATCGAATCTGAAAGTGAATCTGAAGGTGAAGCCAATGAAACGTCACATGACGAGGAAGAATTAgaacaagccgagaatggagaaatcttaGTTGTGAAGAGAAGCCTCAGTTTGCAAGGTGTCAAAAATGAGCAACAACGCAAAAACATCTTCCATACACGCTACCGACTGCAAGGAAAGATTTGTTGTGTCGTAATTGACGGAGGGAGTTGTACTAATGTGGCTAGTACAATGATGGTTGAAAAACTAGGCTTGACCACCACCAAACACCCCCATTCGTACAAATTGCAATGGCTCAACGATGGCGGAGAGCTAAAAGTGACGAAGCAAGTCTTAGTCTCTTTTACTATCGAAAAATATCAAGACGAAGTATTGTGCGATGTAGTACCGATGCATGCGAGGCATCTCCTTCTTGGACGGCCCTGGCAATTTGACAAGCTTGCAATTCACGACAGATACACAAATTGGTACACTTTCAAGCATTTGGGACGAACAGTAACGTTAGCTCCGCTAACACCCAAGCAAGTTTATGATGATCAGTTGAAGATGAGAACTTCCATTGAAAAATTACGAGAGCgagagaaaagaaatgataaagagaaagaaaagagtcTAGAAAAGAAGAAAGGCAAAAAAATGAATGATAAAAAAGAgagttcaaaagaaaaagaaaaagagatgaaGGATGAGAGTGAAAAAAAGAGTTTCTATACAAAAGAGAGAGGTATTCAAAAGTCTATGTTGTTGAAAAAACCTTTGTTG GAATTTAGAGATGTATTCCCGAAAGAAATCTTGAGTGGGTTGCCACCGATTCctggaattgaacaccaaatagattTTGTACCGGGAGCCGCGATTCCAAACTGTCCTACTTATCGGA TTCTCAAGAAAAATGGAAtgtggaggatgtgcgtagacTGTCGCGCCATTAATAAAATTACCATCAGGTATCGACATCCTATCCCGCGATtagatgatatgcttgacgagttGAGTGGAGAAAGTTTGTTCTCAAAGATTGACCTTAAAAGCGGATACCACCAAATACGCATGCGTGAAGGTGATGAGTGGAAGATTGCTTTCAAGATGAAGCATGGACTTTATGAGTGGCTC GATTTGTCGTCAGTGCAAAGGGCCTTGAAGTTGATAAAGGGAAGGTCAAGGCGATCTAAGAATGGCCCCGTctga